Part of the Streptomyces sp. NBC_01264 genome, AGGGTGAGGAGAAGGGCGCCGCCACCCGCCGCGACGGACCAGCCGAGCACCTGGGAAACCGTGTCCACAGCCGTGACCGTACGGCTTCGGGACACCTCCGGGAAACCCCCGGCCCCTACGCTCGCGGCCATGTCGTCCATACCCGCCCTCCTGGGTGACCGAGGTACCGAACTCCGTGCGGACAGCGGCGCGCTGGTCTTCCGCCGCCTCCACGAGGAGGTCCGCATCCCCCTCGCCGCCGTCGCCCGCGTGCACGCGAGGGGGCGGGCGGTGGCCGTGGAGTTGAGGGTCCCCGCCGGGACCAGGCCGGTCCCGTACCGGATCGGGGGCGTGGGCCGCGCCTCGGCCGCCGCCTTCGCTGCGGCGGTGAACGGCTCCGTTCCCCAACCCCCCGCCGGACGGGCACCTGCGGACGGATCGGCACTCGTGACGGTCACGCCCCGGGACGACGCGGTCACGCCCCGGGAGGGCACGGCCGCCGCCGGTGAGGAGGACGCGGAGCAGCTGCAGCCGGCCGAGTTCGTCGGCCGCTGCGCGATGGCCGCGGCCGGCCTCGGACTCGTCGCCCTCGCGGCGCGCGTGGTGATCGCCGGGGACCACGTGAGCCGCGCGCTCGCGGTACTGCTGCTCGGCGTCCCCGTCCTGCTGATCGGCAGGCTGGCGGTGACCACGGTGGCGATGGTGTGGAACGAGTGGTATCTGCCCCGCCACGGCATCACGACCGAGGCGCGGCCCCTCCTCATCCACGGCCAGGTCGCCTACGGCTACACCGCCACCGACGGCAGGATCCGCCCCGCCCCCACCTATGGCGCCGCGCACGGCACCACGTTCCAGGTCGCCTACCACCCCAAGTACCCCGCGCGCGCGGTCGTGTTCGGGAGCCCGGGCCAGGTCCTCCAGTTGACGGTCCTGCCGACGGTCTTCGTGACCGTCACCGCCCTCCTCTGCTGGGCCACCCTCGCCCTCGCCCAGCCCGCCGCCCGCTGAGGCGCCCCTCGGCGGGAGTCAGGACTTCTCGTAGTAGTAGCCCTCGCCGTGGGAGGGGCCGACGTTGTGCTGGAGGCCGACCGGGAGGCTCTTGGTGAAGAAGGAGGGGTCCAGGACCCCGCAGAACTGGCTGGTGGACTTGGATTTGTCCACCGCCGCCGCGCCGATGTTGATCCGGGTCCCGCCGGAGGCCAGTGAGGTCACCTTCGCGATGTTCTCGCAGTGGCCCATCTGGGTCTCGTTGATCAGGCGGACCGCCCCGGACCGGGTGATGATCACCGTCCCCGGCTGGCCGATGTTGAGGTTGTCCTTGTAGGTCCAGGTCCCGGCGAAGTACGCGGGGACCGCGTCGCCGCCGCCGGAGCCGCCACCGCTCGGCGAACCGCCGCCACTGGGCGAACCGCCGCCGCTCGGCGAGCCCGATCCCCCCGGGGTGGCGCTCGGGCCGGTGCCCGTACCGGCGCCGCCGGCGGCCGGGCCCCCGGCGCCGCCCTGGCTCGCACTGCTCCCGCCCGGGGTGCCGGAGCCTCCGCCGGGGGTACCCGCGCCCGCCGCGGCGCCCTGTCCGGCGGTGGCCTGTCCGTCCGGCGCCGGTACGGGCGGGCTCTGCGCGGCCTGGGGGCTTTCGGGGTTCGGTGTGCCCGGGGCGGGCGAACCGCTCCCCGCCGAAGGGGAGCCCGAGGAGGCGCCGGGCGTCACGGAAGCACTGCTCGCCGGGGGCGAAGCCTGCGATCCGCCGCCGTCGCCGCCGAACGGCTGGAGTAGGGCCACCGTGCCCCCGCCGACGGTCAGCACCAGGACCGCCGGCACGGCGACGGTCAACCGCCGCCGGGCCCCGCGCCGCTCGCCTTGCGCCGCGCCGCCGGCGGCCGGGCCGGCCACCGGCGCGGGCACGGGCCCGCCCGACGGGCCGCCCGACGGCCCGCCCGACGGCTCGACCACCGCGACGACCTGCTCGCCCGACGTACCCACCCCGCCGGACGCTTCCGCCTCCGGCCGCGGCCCGAGCGTCGCCCGGTCCGGGCTCGGCGCATCCCCCGCTCCCCCGTCCCCCGCGGGCGCGGGCCCGGGATCCGACACCGGCACGGGATCAGACACCGGCAATGGCGCCGGAACCGGCACCGACAGCGGTTCCGAAACCCGCACCGCCTCCGCGTCGAGGAGCCGCGCCGCCTGCCGGGCCAGCCGTTCCACCACCTCGGGCGGCAGCCACGCCCCGCCGCGCGCCGCCGGGAGGACCCTCTCGGGGTCCGCGAGCAGCTCGTCCACGCCCGGCCGGTCCTCCACACCCTTGACCAGGCAGCGGCCGATCAGCGCGCGCAGCGGGGCGTCCGCCACCCGCTCCAGGGCCGGTTCGCCCTCCACGATCTGGAACATCACCGCGTGCTGGTTGCTGGCGCCGTGCCCGAAGGGCAGCTCGCCCGTGGCCGCGTACATCAGGACACAGCCGAGCGTGAACACGTCGCTCTTCGCCCCGGCCCGCTGACCGCGCACCTGCTCGGGCGACATGAACCCGGGCGAGCCGACGACCATGCCGGTGCTGGTGAGCCGCGATTCGACGGAGGTCTCCAGGGCGCGCGAGATCCCGAAGTCGATGACCCGGCTGCCCTCGACGGTCAGCATCACGTTCGACGGCTTGAGGTCGCGGTGCACGATCCCGGCGGTGTGGATGTCCTTCAGCGCGTGCAGCAGCCCGTCCGCGAGGGCGTGTACGGAGTCCACGGGCAGGGGGCCGTACCGGCGCACGATCTGCTCCAGCGAGAGCCCGGGTACGTATCCGGTGGCCACCCAGGGCCGCTCGGCGTCGGGGTCCGCCTCCAGGACGGGCGCGGTGTACCGCTCGCCCACCTTCCGGGCGGCGTCGATCTCGCGGCGGAAGCGGGCCCGGAACTGCGCGTCGGCCACGTGTTCCTCGTGCACCACCTTCACGGCGACCGTACGCCCGCCCTCGGACCGGGCCAGGAACACCCGCCCCATCCCGCCAGCCCCGAGGCGCCCGAGCAGCAGGTACGGTCCGATCCGGCTCGGATCCCCGGCCGCGAGCGGCTTTATGCCGCCGTCGGCGTTGTCGTCGTCGCCCTTGCGCGCGCTGCTCATACTGCCCGTCCCCCGATGGTCCGCCGCGGCCGGCCGGACTGGCGTGTCCGGCCGAACCCGCATCAGGGTAAAGCCAGTTACGTTCAGGATGAAGCTACGCCTACGCGGCGGTGCAGACGACCCAGGCCGAAGCGGTGTTGCTCTGGCCGCTGTCGGTGTTCTTCACCCCCACCGTCCAACCCGTGGGACTGGGAAGGGAGTCGGTGACGAACGTGAGCACGCTGCTGGTCTGGCCGCCGCCCCCGGTGGGCACCATGCCCGCCGGACAGTTCACGTGCACGAAGCTGAAAGCGCCGGCCGGGATGGAGACGCTGTCACCCCGGTACTGCGGATGCGCGCTCTGCGGCGCGACGACACCGGGCTCGGTGGGGGGCGCGGGCTTGGGCGGATCGCCTCCGGAGTCCCACGCGTTGGCGGAGAACGCGCTTCCGGCGAGGAGCACGATCGAGGTCACGGCGGCCAGGGCGAGAGAGCGGGCGGGTTTCATACCGGCCTTCCTTTGCACACGCGGGTTCGGGTCGGCCCTGGACTTCCCCGAACCAGCGGGGTGACCCGCCCGGCCACCCGTCCGGCGGAGGAAGAAACGTATGTGCGCATGCCGAACGAGTGACCCCCGCATCACGCGACCACGGTGGGGGACGTGTGGCCTTCGACCGCAACGCAACGAGGAGGCCGCGATGATCCGCGCGCGAAGTTTCCGAACCGCCGCACTGACGACCGGTGCTCTTTCCGCCGCCGCCCTCCCTGCTCCGCCCCGTACGCATGGGCACACGGCGAGCCGGCGGCGCCGACCACGATGTCCACGACCCGCAGTGCGACGCAGCAGCCGGGCCACCCGATCGTCCCGTACCCCGGCAGACAGGGCACCGCGGTGGCGGCTCCCAGCACGTCGTGGGCGGCGGCTTCCAGGCCGGACCTCGCACGTTCGCCAGCGCATCGGACTGGGAGAACGGAGCGACGGGGACGGCCCACGCGGAGTGCCCCGCCGGGCAGGTGCCGAGCGGAGGCGGCGGATCCGGCAGCTTCGACGTCCTCCTCACCACCTCGGGCCCGACCGAGACGGGCTGGACGGTCCGGGCGAAGAACATGGGCTTCGCCCAGAACACCCTCTTCGCCTCGGCGATGTGCACGGCCCCCTGAAGGCTGTACCACCGGCCGTACGGGTACTTCCGCCGGGCCGGGCCGGTTCGGGGAGGCCTCTCACCCGAATCCTTTCTGCTCAAGGCAGGGCGGGCGGTGCCGGCCGCCCTGCACGGCTCACGGGACGCCGGAGCCCCTAATGGGCGCTATGCCCGCCCCATGGATGTTGCTTGAGTGCGCGTGTTCCGTGCACGCCGTCACCAGGGAGTCCCCATGTCCTACCGCCCCCGCCTCCGCAGCGCGTTGATCGGCGCGTGCACCGCGGCGCTGCTCGCCGGCCCCGGACTGCTCGCACTCCCCGCACAGGCTGAGAGCCCGCAGGCTCCGGCGGCAGCGTCCCGGATGTCGACGCGGCCCGAGATGCAGGTCATGACGTTCCTCGGCGACTACCGGGACGCCGTGCTGGGCCAGCACTCGGAGGGCAAGAGCACGGCCGACGTCCGGAAGGACTTCCTCACGTCCGGCCTCGACGGCAGCCTGTACGACTGGGGCGCGGCGAACCAGAAGGACGCGATCTTCCGCACGAACGAGCTGCCCAGCGGCTGGTCCGCGGTGGAGCAGGAGCAGGCGAACGGCCACGCCAAGGTCGTCCTGACCCAGACCTTCGAGAACGGCACGACGTCCGAGGTCTGCTACCAGGTGAACCTCGACGGCCTGCTCATCGACGGCCTGACCGACCCCTCCTGAACGCCCCGCCGGCCGACGGACCGTGAACCTCCGTCAGGCCAACCGCGCACCCGCCGAGTCCGGCGCGGGGGCGATCCGCCGCTCGGGCAGCCAGGGCCCGGGCTCGGGTACGGGCACCGGCTCCGGCTCGGCCGCGGAGTGCCCCTCGGCGAAACGGGGCAGGTGGTCCCGGTCCAGCACCAGGAACTCCTCCGCGAGTCCGTGCGTGCCGGACGCCCGGGGTCCGAGGGGGTGGACCGTGCACGGCACGCCGAGGTCGGCCGCGATGTGCGAGGGCGGCAGCGGGTGCCAGTCCTCGTCCAGGTAGGAGTTGGTCTCCAGCGACACCACCGCCACGGCGTCGTTGGCCACCGCACCACCCCCCGAGAACCCGATTCGGTCACCGCCGGTCAGCGGGTGCGCGCGTGCTCGACGGCCGCCGTCGCCAGGCCCGCCACGAACGGGTGGGCGCGGGTGCCGTCGCCGTCCAGTTCGGGCTGGAAGAGGGTGGCCAGGAAGAAGGGGTGCCCGGCCAGTTCGGCGATGCGGATGTCGCCGGATTCGTCGGCGCCGGTGAAGGTCATGCCGTGGGCACGGAGCATGTCCAGGTGGAGGGGGTTGGGGCCGTAGTTGCAGTGGTACCGGGCCTGCGTGCGGTCCGCGCCGAGCAGGCGGGCGGCGCGGGAGCCGGGGGTGACCCGTACGGCGCCTTCGTGGCCCACCAGCGAGCAGGCCAGCGGGACGACCACCGCGTCCGTCTCGGCGGCCGCCGGGTCGTTCTCGGCGTGGGCGGCCCGGTCGAGGCCGCAGACCGTACGGGCGAACTCCAGCAGGGCGTGCTGGAAGCCGCCGCAGGTGCCGAGGAAGGGGATGCCGTTCTCGCGGGCGTCCCGGATCGCCCCGAGCACCCCGCCCTCGCTGCGGTACGGGCTGCCGGGCAGGACCCAGACGGCGTCGAAGCCGGCCATGCCCTCGCCCGCCTCCTCGGTGGGGATCCAGTAGGCGTCGAGGTCCAGGCCCTCGCGCAGGCGCAGCGCCTCCAGCAGGCCGGGGACGCGGGCGTGGGACCGTACGGCGTCGGAGCGGTCCGCGATCAGGGCGATGCGGGCGGGTGACACGGGGGCGGGTGCCGTGCGGGCGGGTGACGTGGGGTGGTTCGCGTTCATGACCGCCATCCTCCGAGCCGCCGGCCCATC contains:
- a CDS encoding serine/threonine-protein kinase; protein product: MSSARKGDDDNADGGIKPLAAGDPSRIGPYLLLGRLGAGGMGRVFLARSEGGRTVAVKVVHEEHVADAQFRARFRREIDAARKVGERYTAPVLEADPDAERPWVATGYVPGLSLEQIVRRYGPLPVDSVHALADGLLHALKDIHTAGIVHRDLKPSNVMLTVEGSRVIDFGISRALETSVESRLTSTGMVVGSPGFMSPEQVRGQRAGAKSDVFTLGCVLMYAATGELPFGHGASNQHAVMFQIVEGEPALERVADAPLRALIGRCLVKGVEDRPGVDELLADPERVLPAARGGAWLPPEVVERLARQAARLLDAEAVRVSEPLSVPVPAPLPVSDPVPVSDPGPAPAGDGGAGDAPSPDRATLGPRPEAEASGGVGTSGEQVVAVVEPSGGPSGGPSGGPVPAPVAGPAAGGAAQGERRGARRRLTVAVPAVLVLTVGGGTVALLQPFGGDGGGSQASPPASSASVTPGASSGSPSAGSGSPAPGTPNPESPQAAQSPPVPAPDGQATAGQGAAAGAGTPGGGSGTPGGSSASQGGAGGPAAGGAGTGTGPSATPGGSGSPSGGGSPSGGGSPSGGGSGGGDAVPAYFAGTWTYKDNLNIGQPGTVIITRSGAVRLINETQMGHCENIAKVTSLASGGTRINIGAAAVDKSKSTSQFCGVLDPSFFTKSLPVGLQHNVGPSHGEGYYYEKS
- a CDS encoding CTP synthase C-terminal region-related (seleno)protein, with translation MNANHPTSPARTAPAPVSPARIALIADRSDAVRSHARVPGLLEALRLREGLDLDAYWIPTEEAGEGMAGFDAVWVLPGSPYRSEGGVLGAIRDARENGIPFLGTCGGFQHALLEFARTVCGLDRAAHAENDPAAAETDAVVVPLACSLVGHEGAVRVTPGSRAARLLGADRTQARYHCNYGPNPLHLDMLRAHGMTFTGADESGDIRIAELAGHPFFLATLFQPELDGDGTRAHPFVAGLATAAVEHARTR